AACAAATAGTATAACGTCTGAAGCACTGCATGGCGATATATCTCAGCATCAGAGAGAAAGAACATTGAATGGTTTTCGGCAAGGAAAATTCACGGTGCTTGTTGCTACTGATGTTGCAGCTCGTGGACTTGATATTCCAAATGTTGATTTGGTGAGTCCAAAGATTGCTTCCCAGTGTGCATTTTAACCATCTGATCTCCCTCATGGACTTATTATTTATTAGCTTAGAGTTAATGCTGATGAGTCTGTGGATTAATAAAGCAAATCACTTGAGTAATTTTATGCTGGCACTTAGGTTATTCAATAGCGGATTCACGAtctagttatattttttttggaatttagggttaaatagtTTGGGATGGCTTAACCCTAGATTGGACTAGAAATTTATTGCTTATTCTGATGTGTGATTTGTCTAGTCTTATTGGGTGCTTGCCATGGTAAAATTAAGGTCTCCCATTTTGTAAAAATGATTACATTTGGCTTTTTCTTCAGTCTTTTCCACTGTTCACCGTCTGATCTGAATAAGgatttagaattttatatttgataaacTGTGgacataaaatgtttttattttaatatttttgtttaactaTTTCTTCACAATTGAATCTGTTCAGAGATGTTTAAAATCTCTATTTGAATTGGAGGTTTCTATTTTAATGTCTTGGCTTGCTCTAAAACGCTATATCTTCTCAACGTATTGAAAAGCTTATTGGTGCTACCTGTTTCATTCAGATTATCCATTATGAGCTTCCCAATGATCCTGAGACTTTCGTACACCGCTCTGGTCGTACTGGTCGTGCTGGAAAACAAGGTACTGCCATTCTGTTGTACACCAGTAGCCAGAGGAGAACAGTTAGATCCCTTGAACGTGATGTAGGCTGCAAGTTTGAATTTGTTAGTCCGCCAGCTATGGAAGAGGTCTTGGGGTCATCTGCCGAGCAGGTTGTTGCCACACTTGGTGGAGTTCATCCCGAATCTATTCAGTTTTTCACCCCAACTGCACAAAAACTGATCGAAGAACAAGGAACAACTGCCCTTGCAGCTGCCCTTGCACAACTTAGTGGATTCTCCCGACCTCCATCATCCCGGTCTCTTATCACCCACGAACAGGTGTTGTGAATCTTATATTTCCCTTGTTATCCAGTCTAACAAGTAACCACTTTCTAAATGTTGCCTTCATATTTAAGTAACGTATTACTTGCAATTGAACCAgggtttttattttaacaattgctCGGAAAGACTATCCAAATGACAATAATACTAATCCATGATCCAAATCAGTGTATCtttacctttaaaatatttaaaaatagtgtCTTCAGGGTCATTCCCTAGTTCATGGAGGTTACAAAGCATGGCCTGTGGCCTGTGGATATTTCATTTGCTTTATTATGTGTTCGATTATTATCTAAATAAGGACATACCACCTGGAACAAACACTATCGGATGCttgattttttatgttgatttttaACTGCTTTTTCTTAAACTGTTTTGTATTTCAGGGATGGACTACGTTGCAACTAATTCGGGATTCGGAAAATAGTAGATATTTTTCTGCAAGATCAGTCACTGGGTTTCTTTCTGATGTTTTTTCATCAGCTGCTGATGAAGTTGGAAAAATCCATATAATTGCAGATGAAAGGGTTTGTATCCGAGTTATTTTctcgttttattttttatactttctaCTTGGAACTTCAATCCTCTTGGGAACGCAACCACACAGTTCAAACGATTTGACATTGTGCCCACACAGGTTCAAGGAGCCGTTTTTGATCTTCCCGAGGAGATTGCTAAAGAGTTGCTTACTAAGGACATACCACCTGGGAACACCATTTCCAAGATCACCAAGGTATATTACAATATTTGAATAGTAATTCTTTGTTGTCTCTGCCTGTTCTCTTCTTCGTATACTGGCGCTAAAATTGTTGTACAAATTATATAAACGCATTGCATCTTACTTTGTATTGGCAGCTACCTTCTTTGCAAGATGATGGGCCTCCAAGTGATTTCTATGGGAAGTTCGCTGACAGAGAACGAGGTAACCGAAGAGGATCTACTTCTAGGGGAGGTTTTACTTCTAGGGGAGGAAGTTTTGCTTCTAGGGACCGGAGAGGTTTTAAGACCTCAAGGGGATGGGATGGGGAAGACTCTGATGATGACGACTTCAGTGATCGATCTAGTAGGAGAGGTGgtagaaattttaaaactgGTGGCAATAGCTGGTCTCGAGCAGGAGGTAAAAGCGGTGGGGATGATTGGCTAATTGGAGGTAGACGATCAAGCAGGCCTTCATCATCAGACAGGTTATAATAGGCATTCAATGATCAAATagttctttaaattttttatttagaattttcatCCTGTGCGAATTACAATACCCTCTCGTGTGATATTTATTTAGTCTCTGTGTCACTGATATGGCATGAATGTGCATTGCAGATTTGGAGGGGCCTGTTTCAATTGTGGGGAATCTGGGCATCGTGCATCAGATTGTCCAAAATCTTCAAACCGGCGAAGCTTTTTTTAAGTTCCCACATTTTTTTGGGGCGCCGCTTTGACCAAGACAGATATGAACTTCTGCCACTGTTATTGGCCTGATGGGTTCCGGAAAATTGAAGCATGCTTACCGAAAGAGTTACAGAACCAATATTAATTTGCATCTCACGTGTTGGCGTGATCTCCTTAGGGACCTCTTTTTTGTGTCTATgaaatgtagtatttgtttgGGCTAAGAATAGtgctttatcttcttttttggGTTGGGTTTAAGGGGTTAGTTGTATGGTCCTGTATTCTCAACTTgctatttaatatctttttgaACCTTCCCGGTTTAGGAACAGACTGgaaaaatgaatgaaagatgaaatccTACAGGTTTATGCATCTTTCATTATCATAaggtaaaatttgaattaatcatcatttattatcataagataaaagtgaaaataCATGAGTATGTTTTCATTAATACGAACTAAAATGCCATTATAAACAGTTACAGCTCTTAGtagttactatttttttttctcataaataaaaaataaatgttctaATCGAACAACAAACTGTTTATTAAGTAGTGTTAGTTgcttttttacaaaataatatgttttgaaaaaaataatatgaaaacaaagacacaaatacacacatatatatatatatatatatacacacacatatatatatatatatatatatattatattttaaaataatttaacttttttcgTACTAATTATTGGAtaataatttcttcaaaattatGTGAACCTTTATATTAATTGATAGTATAAAAATCTTATActaagaataaataattttttttgttttgtttacaatatacatatatttgaattaacataaacataaaataactcATATGATTATAAAACCAATTGAATATGTATTATATgccataattttataaaaagaaaactgtCTATAAAggtttcttaaaaatattataacataaaaaaatatgcatattttttttaaagataaaatcacAGTATTCCAATTAATaagcattaaaaaaaaagatataattttcACAATAAGTACTTAACATATACAAAGAATAACGGTATGTGTATAGAAATGTGTTCTGTCTTGCTTGCTAGAATAATTATGTTAAACTGTTATATCCCTTTTTAGTAGGTTATAAGTGTTATATCTCATTTAGTTTtctacaattttaaattttgttctttttatgtgtGAAGAGTCGGAacatctcaaatatttttttattttatatatgtttttattgctGATAAAGAAAACAGTTTGAAAATATTCACTATAATCAATTCGCTAAAGCCGttataaatgtatttaataataatttgaagcGGGGCAGGGACAGCACAACCTCCGATTGAACAACTCAGTATCAGATCGGTACCTTTTGCTCCTTTTCTCCATTTACATCATCTTTTTCCGAGtcttcaatttcattttcttcttaccatcttcttcaatttctttattACTTGAGATTGTTCTTGCATCTTAGCTGTGGGGAATTAAAATTTAGGTTTTGCATACGAAAACATCCACCCTTTTTGTTTgcattaatcaatttatttagttttatacaATGACAATTCACATTGAACAGGAAAGCGAACAAGCTTGGTGAaaatcaaaaaaagaaaatggcaGAACTGAGTTTGGGAATTCTAATTGACATTGTTGATGAAGAATGGATGAGAGACACTCTCCCTGATGATGGTATGTAGCTTTTATTTTCCTTCCCTCCCTCTGGCAAGGATCTTTTTGTTCATCTTTATATCCACATGGGTATGTGATGGGCCCATACCTTTCTTGCTTTTATTACAGATCTTCCACTGCCCCCAACACTGGTTGTAAGGACAGATGATACTGAGGACTCAAGTATGTCTCTTCGTTGACAACTTCAGTAATATTTTGTGGACTATCAATTTCTTCAGTTTGGTTCGGAAAAACAGTTTTGATTGATGTTGCATTATCTAAAACTACGTTGATATACTGGTCTTCGTGAATTCAGACAAATGTTCATATGTTCGAGTTGGATTTGCAAtgaattgattttgaattaaaaatcgACCCAGTCACACActaagtagtttttttttttttttttttaagataccCTCGTTtgttcattaaaatttaattagtaatcTCAGAAGATACCAAATTATATCAAACTGGTGTGCTgaaaagattttctttttgaagTAAATCACACATTTGTGCATTGACATGTAACAGCATCCTTAGAAGAAGatacaaaaatatgaaattggTTTGCGAAATATATTATCGTTAATGGGTTTGTTAAGAATTCATTGTTGGCAAGATGACTCTCTATTGAAGGGTTGTATCTAATTTTCTTGACTATTATAACAGTGTACTTTGCTATGTGTCACAGATCAGGAGACTCAACAAGTTAACGTGGATGCTTGGCACGATCTTGCCTTGGGTCAAGAATAGAAGTTTCATTTACTTTTATGTTATGCTTTGTAGTTAGTGAGTACAGATGATGCTTCCTGTTTAATGAATTCAAAGTTTATAAACATGTTAAGGTAAGGAAttgttaaaagtttataaacCTGATATGGTATTACTGAATTGTGTCATTGCTGAATACTATTTGTTTTACTGTCATGAAAGCACTCTTGGATTTTTGCTGGTTTAAGCAACTTTAGGGCATCCCCGAGCCTAAGGGTTATTGGTACGCTCAGAAGTCTATTAAATTAGTAAATgatttataatagaaatataaagttttttaaGATATGGTGGCGGACGTTGCGTCATTGGTTTGGTTTAGTGTTACGAAGTTGGAGTGGTGTGAAAGAGATTATAGATGCTAAACTCAGTGAAATCATCatgcaaaaaaaatatatataatggtGGTGGTAGTGTTTGTTTGTAATTACTTtctgataaataaataatcgcttattttaaaacaattttttaagaaatgacAAATATAAGTCGTCACAAGTTGGTCTTGGTAGTTATAGTAACTCTATTCACGATTTACTTGCTTATGTGAGGATGCCAAAGGtgaaatttattcaataaaagaaaaatattatatttgtaagcAATTATGTGTAATTTTATTCAGATCGTCACTTATGTAGTTCAatctttcattattatcttACCAAACTTTGGTTTCTTATAGATATCAGATTTGACGGATGTATTAGAGCTCAAAACCGGCTCTAAATAGATGCTAGTGTGCTAACTTGtcttaactttaatttaaaaatatgtattgaATAACTTTAGAAGATCATATTAAGTTTCATGCAATAAAATAGTAGGAAGCAACCGTTGAGGTTAAGATTCTAGAAAGACCAGCTCTTCCGCAATGGAGGGTCAACCAAGATATCATATtgattcataaataaaaaattgtctcTCAGATACCCAGTCAGAAATTACCACATTAAAGGGGAAAAGTCAGAACAAATGAAAGGtgggtaaaaaaatataaataaatgcataTAAAATGCAGGGGAAGGGTACTGTTGTATATAAAATCTATGAACTGTTACTGCCCATTGAACCAGAGAGGTTAACATTCAACTTGTAAATTATAAAAcagcaaaattaaaattcagtcaacaaaaaatcaaaacaaaaacgaaaagaAAACTCACATGTCCCAATCACAGCAATATGAGACAACATCGCAGCTCGTTACCATTTTCTACAAAAATTGAGGTAAAAGGGAAACGCAGCTGCTCGGTACAATTTACCTTTGGAATTTAGGCTTGTTACAAACTAATATACTAGATTTCCTTCATCTGTAAACGATTTCTTTACAAAACATgaattataaatgaattttccAAGTGGTGGTATACCGATCATATAAA
This sequence is a window from Vigna angularis cultivar LongXiaoDou No.4 chromosome 2, ASM1680809v1, whole genome shotgun sequence. Protein-coding genes within it:
- the LOC108328568 gene encoding anaphase-promoting complex subunit 13, which codes for MAELSLGILIDIVDEEWMRDTLPDDDLPLPPTLVVRTDDTEDSNQETQQVNVDAWHDLALGQE
- the LOC108329359 gene encoding DEAD-box ATP-dependent RNA helicase 3, chloroplastic isoform X2; this translates as MASLIGVSSIYQTPALEHYQRPNSTSTSSVRLQCLDSKSHFNNLLRAHRHSPGPTFKTGLKPTPTFLPSAIATPNSSLLSEEAFKGLGRHFDQTDHQFEHSSDSLPAEPSNSDELDISKLDLPSRLVDSLKSRGITHLFPIQRAVLVPALQGRDIIARAKTGTGKTLAFGIPVIKGITEDEDEPSLRSGRLPRVLVLAPTRELAKQVEKEIKESAPYLNTVCVYGGVSYVTQQSALSRGVDVVVGTPGRIIDLINGKSLKLNEVQYLVLDEADQMLAVGFEEDVEVILENLPSQRQSMLFSATMPAWVKKLARKYLNNPLTIDLVGDEEEKLAEGIKLYAISATATSKRTILSDLVTVYAKGGKTIVFTQTKKDADEVSLALTNSITSEALHGDISQHQRERTLNGFRQGKFTVLVATDVAARGLDIPNVDLIIHYELPNDPETFVHRSGRTGRAGKQGTAILLYTSSQRRTVRSLERDVGCKFEFVSPPAMEEVLGSSAEQVVATLGGVHPESIQFFTPTAQKLIEEQGTTALAAALAQLSGFSRPPSSRSLITHEQGWTTLQLIRDSENSRYFSARSVTGFLSDVFSSAADEVGKIHIIADERVQGAVFDLPEEIAKELLTKDIPPGNTISKITKLPSLQDDGPPSDFYGKFADRERGNRRGSTSRGGFTSRGGSFASRDRRGFKTSRGWDGEDSDDDDFSDRSSRRGGRNFKTGGNSWSRAGGKSGGDDWLIGGRRSSRPSSSDRFGGACFNCGESGHRASDCPKSSNRRSFF
- the LOC108329359 gene encoding DEAD-box ATP-dependent RNA helicase 3, chloroplastic isoform X1 — translated: MASLIGVSSIYQTPALEHYQRPNSTSTSSVRLQCLDSKSHFNNLLRAHRHSPGPTFKTGLKPTPTFLPSAIATPNSSLLSEEAFKGLGRHFDQTDHQFEHSSDSLPAEPSNSDELDISKLDLPSRLVDSLKSRGITHLFPIQRAVLVPALQGRDIIARAKTGTGKTLAFGIPVIKGITEDEDEPSLRRSGRLPRVLVLAPTRELAKQVEKEIKESAPYLNTVCVYGGVSYVTQQSALSRGVDVVVGTPGRIIDLINGKSLKLNEVQYLVLDEADQMLAVGFEEDVEVILENLPSQRQSMLFSATMPAWVKKLARKYLNNPLTIDLVGDEEEKLAEGIKLYAISATATSKRTILSDLVTVYAKGGKTIVFTQTKKDADEVSLALTNSITSEALHGDISQHQRERTLNGFRQGKFTVLVATDVAARGLDIPNVDLIIHYELPNDPETFVHRSGRTGRAGKQGTAILLYTSSQRRTVRSLERDVGCKFEFVSPPAMEEVLGSSAEQVVATLGGVHPESIQFFTPTAQKLIEEQGTTALAAALAQLSGFSRPPSSRSLITHEQGWTTLQLIRDSENSRYFSARSVTGFLSDVFSSAADEVGKIHIIADERVQGAVFDLPEEIAKELLTKDIPPGNTISKITKLPSLQDDGPPSDFYGKFADRERGNRRGSTSRGGFTSRGGSFASRDRRGFKTSRGWDGEDSDDDDFSDRSSRRGGRNFKTGGNSWSRAGGKSGGDDWLIGGRRSSRPSSSDRFGGACFNCGESGHRASDCPKSSNRRSFF